Below is a genomic region from Sander vitreus isolate 19-12246 chromosome 15, sanVit1, whole genome shotgun sequence.
TTCTGTCCTCGGTTCGTTTGTCTGGTGGGGTGAGGGGCGGGGTGGGCAGACCAGCCGAGGCGGAGGAAAGGTCTTTGATTGCACTGCTGAGGGTGGGCTTCCTGTCCTGTACCTGCTGTTTCTGCTGCACCGCGAGCTCCTGTCTcaggtctgacacacacacacacacacacacacacacacacgaaagagACTTTAAAACTGTATTCACTGTATCCCTTGGCACCTTGTTTCATCTTCTTGTTCTTCTATACATACATATGCTacaatatttgtatttattatgaaTGTTTTCCCTAAAAGAAGATAAAAGATAACATGAAAGCTCCAAAACTTAGAAAGCAACATGTTGAAACATTTCACAGTTTGAAATCTGAAGAGATTTGTGTTTAgataaactttttttaatcatgacACCCAGCCATTTCAAAGCTGAGCCTCCGCGACAGCACTAGTTAGAAAAACTACTTTTAACTGTCTTCTACCTCTGGCCTCGTCCTTCAGCCTCTGGACGGACTCCAAGAGATTCTCCTTCTCGTCCAGCTCGCTCTCCAGGAAGGCGTTCCGCTCTATAACATGGTTCATCCTCTGCTCAAAGTCCTCCAGCGACATGATGGTCGCtctgagaaacacacagagtGCAGCGCAGTGTCAGGTAACCCGATAAAGGCAGCCAAAGGCATTGATTGGTAGAATACTTTTCTGCAGGCTTGCTAGCTAGTTTACTTGTACTGTCAAACTTGCACTGTGAAAAGGCAGCTGGAGGACAAGCAGATAGCAGACCTGCCCTTTAaaatagagatgttccgataccgataccagtatcggtatcggctccgatactgcctaaaacgctgatATCGGGAAGTagtggagtttatgcaccaatccgataccacgtaataaagccctaaagaaaatctatgttaaagtagtttatttatgttctttttccgttataactgcataataaaagaaagttctgtggcgttcactgttcatgtttcagaaatagtttaacttgagccagaccgataacaaagatagaaatcatatcacatccatacagggatagtagtatacagtttgttaaaacataataaaatatatgacacactgatatcggatcggtactcggtatcggccgatacgcaagttcaggtatcagaatcggtatcaggaagcaaaaaatggtatcgggccatctctactttaaaacaaacatttataaaaagaaaCCCTACTTTCCAAGGTGAAGGGAAAACACACACCGTTTGTTAAAAAGCCTGTTtcatttatcttttcttttacctCTTGGCTAAAATTGGTTTAATCAGATTGCGAAAACCACAGGGAATTTCTTTAGTACAGTTGTACTATCATAGTGTGAGTGCGCTCCGACCTCTTGGTCCGCTCCAGGTCGTCGTTGGCCTGCTCCAGCTCTCTGATGTATTTGTGAAGCTGGTCTCTAACGGCAGTGGTCTCAGCCAGGTCTCCCTCCAGGCTGGAGATCTGCCGGTAGGCCTCCGAGTGCTGCGTCTCATACTTCTCCTGGCAGGAGGCCCACCACAGAGTCAGGAAGAGACcggaaaacaacagaaaaatactgATTATGAAGGCTTTAAACCATAACACATAAAGCAGACATGGATTACTACTTCAGTGGCTCAATACCAAAAGCAGACCATGTGTGCAACCGCTGTCACCTTGCTGCTGCCTTTCTGGACATTGccatacattttgtttgtctaaaatggtatatactgtatatacgtATACATCAGAACCGAGCTCCCAGGAGGCAATGTGAGGCTCAGAGCTGGATGAAGAGAGAAAGTaacacacaacatgaaactgtgTCAAGCTTTAGCATGCTTTTGCTAAATTCCATACGGTCCCTGCATACTGGTCATACCTGCTGTCTAAGATAAAGCCCTGCACTGTTCTGAACGTGAGTGGAAACCCTTTCAACTTCACAACACAGTTTCATATGTCTTATTTACTGCGTAGGCTGTACATGTATCTAAACTGACTacgaaaacaaaaacaaataaatgtgtcAATTTATTCAACTTTCAAACATATTTTGCTGCAGAATCACTGAGGTGCTGTTTGTCACTTTCTCTTCACAGGTCTTCAAACCGCTATGGAAACCCAGACAACAGACTGAAGAAACTTTTGGTGGAATCGCAAAATGCCTGTGCACATCCCTCTGGGGATCTCAACAGCAGGATAaactaatacatttttaaaagggagCTAAGGGGGCTAGTGAACTGGGACATGACTGGGATAGGTTTTAAGAGAAGAACTGCCATCCCCTCCAGACACAGGCCAAGCAAGAGTCATCAGCTGCCTTTTTCTGCTCTGAATCAATCCTCTGtgaacgtctgtgtgtgtgtgtgtgtgtgtgtgtgtgtgtgtgtgtgtgtgtgtgtgtgtgtgtgtgtgtgtgtgtatatgtgtatgtgtgtgtatgtgtgttcagaCAGTGAAGCCTATTGAGCACAGGCAAATGCAGCCATGAAACTTGACTTACTATCAGCTGATGGTATGGAAAGTAAGaatgtcatttaaataactTGGACATCCCTGAAACAGCAGCGTTAGGCTTCGGCGTTGGCTATAAAACCATGATGAGACAATTGCTTGTGTTATAGGTGCTTCTCAAAGACATATTACAAGACTAGTACATCGTCGCCCACCTTCAGTggcactgtctttattttcttacGGGATATTGAACATGTTTGTCAGTATCCGATAGCTGATAATGTCCTCTGTACCTTGTAGTTTTCCAGCTCCATGCGGAGGTGGTTGTTGGCAGAAAGAAGCTCACGGTTTCGTGCCTCACACTGTTTgagctccagctccagctccacCTCATAGTCCCGACTCATCTGCTGAAACTCCTGCAGTTCCTCCTGAGCTTCCTCTGCActgcacacacacgtatacgCAGAATGTAAGCCATATCTGTCATTCAACCCATTACTCAATTTGGCTTATTAGTTTGGATTTTCTGATTTTATACAGTAAAAACACTGCAATCACACACACGTTTGGAGCAAAACAATCAGTCCAAGACATTGTCAAAGACAAATGTGTGCCAGATAGCATTATGGATTAAACACAAAGGTctaaaaatcacaaaaatgtgtttaataggaaaacactttgAGGTTCACAATTATTTGTCTTGCAGGATTATCTACTGACTCACCAAactaaagagaagagaaaagctATTGATTGTTTTTCTAGAATGTATTACGGAGCGCCACGTGCACACAAGTTATCTTGTTCGCACAAGATGTTCGAGCAAAATAATAACTTATGTAACTTATtagcaagataaaaaaaaacatccttaagGACTTCTGTGGCATAAAAACATTATGAAACACTATAGCATGCTTTCCACAATGGTCATTAATAAGGGCAGCTAAAAAGGTGCAAAAATACACTGAAGGTAAACTAACTAAGAAATGTATTCTCATATCATGATTTAGAGCACTTCGTCTTTTAAGTTGATGAACTGAGGGAGGCAGAAGTGATGGTCTGTGAGGTctgttaaaaacaacataaataggggggggagagagacacacctCTGTTGGTGCCTGGCAGCCTGTTCCTTCCAATACTCCAGCTCTTCCTCCAGGGACCCAAACTCTGGAGGCTCAGGATCCCCCATCTCCAGCCCAGGTGGAGAGCTGAGTCTCCTGTCACACACCAACGCTGGTCTGTGACTGTGGATGAATTAAAACAAGGCAATTAAACAAATTCCGCTCAGTTCCCTTTAGAAATCGGGCAATGTATCGTTAATGTTACAACGGTTAATGGATTAACGGGTTATCAGGATTTTCACGTTGAGTGAACCATCAAGTAGCAATATGTTTCAAATAAAATCTCAATTTCTTTCAATTTCTATTAATCAATTTGGTCGTAACCGCCATCCATTGTGTTAACGTTAGTGCTAAATTAGATCTGTTAGATAACGGAAATATCCAGCCAACAGGTTTCAACCTATATTAAATACTGTTTTTCTAATACTGCATGTATGCCGAATTGAACAATAGAGTCtatcatacacacagacatgtttaATTTTAGTGAAATTCAATCACATGTTACTAAAACTACTCCTGAAATAAATTAGATACAAAATGTATACGGACTCTGGTCCAAGCAAGCTGAACTAAAAAGGAAACGGGAACCTAGAGCACACGTCACCTAAAAGATAACGGGTAATATGTATACCCTCATATCATTGTAACACCTGCTTTTATGAACATCGCAGAGGAGTAGCAAAAACTATTAACAACAAAGCTCAGATAATACAGCATAAGAAAGTTAGAAGAATGTTCTTAGCTtgtaataataaatatgttAGCTAGTTCAGCTAACGGAGTTTAGCGTTAACCATTTAAATCCCAGCTGAGACAAACATAACACAGCTAGCGTTAAGTTACAACTTACGCTCAAAAGTTAGCTTCGTTCGACGCAATGTTAACCAATGTATTCCTTTTCTAAATCCTCTTCATGTGCTGGTATAACTACCGACACACGTTTTTCGGTTAAATTCAAATGCAAAACCGTTAAGGAAAACTATTAAATGACTTTCTCGGAGTTGGAAACCACAAAGTTGCTACTGTCTTGGGAAGACGTCGAACAATACAAATTGCCATTCATATTGTCCACGCCGATTCACCAACCACAAGTTAGATGACAGCCTCGTATCCTGTTGCTATTTGTCAATAATCTGTCAATCAAATGTTAATAGGCGGGATCAGGATTATTGTCCAATCAGAGGAGTGATGTCAGTGTCCGAGGGGTGTCTGCATAATCTTCACAGTCTAGACGTTGTGACAGATTACTAGAGGCCGGTGCTGCCTTTAAGTGCTGTCGGAAACatgatatacacatacatacatacatacatacatacatacatacatacacacacacacacacacacacacacacacacacacacacacacacacacacacacacacacacacacacacacacacacacacacacacacacacacacacacacacacacacacacacacacacacacacacacacacacacacacacacacacacacacacacacatgctggtcatataattagaatatcatgaaaaagttgatttatttcagtaattccattcaaaaagtgaaacttgtataatgtatacattcattcc
It encodes:
- the LOC144530559 gene encoding nuclear distribution protein nudE homolog 1-A-like, with product MGDPEPPEFGSLEEELEYWKEQAARHQQSAEEAQEELQEFQQMSRDYEVELELELKQCEARNRELLSANNHLRMELENYKEKYETQHSEAYRQISSLEGDLAETTAVRDQLHKYIRELEQANDDLERTKRATIMSLEDFEQRMNHVIERNAFLESELDEKENLLESVQRLKDEARDLRQELAVQQKQQVQDRKPTLSSAIKDLSSASAGLPTPPLTPPDKRTEDRTTSSSSNQPVPSATPPPRPAASAESFTTPLPSVSRGESLSGTPLTTTARISALNIVGELLRKVGNLESKLASCREYVNGQTASCRGRAGGQGPTSGHNNASETHPTNGLYNKGLAKRLEFGAGPKLLL